The region GATGCCGAACGCGCCGATGAGAACGGTCGCCAGCAGCACCACGCCGACGGCGGCGATCTGGCTCACCCGTGCTCCGTCCTCACCCGCGCACCGTCCTCACCCGCGCACCGCTCGTCACCCGCGCACCGTCCTCACCGGCGCACGGTCCTCACCGGCGCTCCACGAGGTCGGCGAAGTCGCGTTCGTTGCGCTCGGCCTGCCGGACGTACAGCCAGGCCCCGACGACAAGCGCCGGATAGATCAGCCCGGACAGGACCACCCACGGCAGCGGCAGCCCGAACAGGTCGGCCGCGCGCAGCTCGGGGGCCAGCAGGAACAGCAGCGGCAGCCCGCCCACGACGCACGCCAGCACCGTGCACACGAACAGCGCCAGCCGGAACTGCGTGCGCACCAGGGAGCGCATGTAGACCTCACCCAGGTGGGTCTGCTCGTCGATCTCCCGGGTGAGCGGATGGCGGGGGCGCCGGGCCGCCGCCGTGCGCGGGCTGGTCACCGTCACCCGGCGAGGCCTGCCCGTCACCGGCCCTGGCCCTTGCGCGCCCGGCGGACGAGCAGGTCGCGTAACTCCCGCGTGTGCCGCCGGCTCACCGGGATCTCGGTGTCCCCCACGCGCACCACGCACTTGCCCGAGTCGATGTGCAGTTCGTCGATGTGCCTGACCGCGACGAGATGGCTGCGGTGCACCCGCAGGAACCCGGCCGGCGCCCAGCGCTCCTCCAGCGTCGCCAGCGGGATGCGGACCAGGTGGCTGCCGGTCGCGGTGTGCAGCCGCGCGTAGTCGCCCTGCGCCTCGACGTACCGCACCTCGGTGCTGGCCACGAACCGGGTCACTCCGCCCAGCTCGACCGGGATGGTGTCGGCCTGCGGCCCCTCCCCCGGCTCGGCGCGGCTGCCGCAGACCCGGCGGATCGCCTCTGCGAGCCGCTCCGGCCGTACGGGTTTGAGCAGGTAGTCCTCGGCCTTGAGCTCGAAGGCGTCCACGGCGTGGTCGTCGTACGCCGTGACGAACACGATCTTCGGCGGGCGGGTGAACTGGGTCAGCAGCCGGCCCAGCACCACGCCGTCCAGCCCGCGCATCCGGATGTCGAGGAACACCGCGTCCACCGGCCTGCCGTCCGCGATGGCGCGGTCGAGCAGCTTGAGCGCCGCGGCGCCGTCGCGGGCGGTCAGCACCTCGCCGATGCGGGGGTCCGCTCTGAGCAGGTAGGCGACGTCCTCCAGCGCGGGCTGCTCGTCGTCCACCGCCAGGACCCGCAGGCCGCTCACGATCACCCCTTTCACCGGCCGATCCCCTAGAGACTGATGACCACAATGTCGGTAGTCAACGTCTCTGGCCATCACGACCGCATCACGGCTGGGATCGCGGCGGTCCGAGGTCAGCCCGGACGGCGGCGGAGCAGCGCCCCAGGGTCGATCGTCACCCGGAACGGCTCGTCGAGCGTCACCGGCTCCCCCATCCGGACGTCGTGACGCTGGCGATATTCGCCCGCGGCGAGCTCGAAGACGATGAGGCGCGGCTCCGGCTGATCGAGACGGACCACCCAGTAGAACGGGATGCCGATGCTCGCGTAGACCTGACGCTTGGTGATCATGTCGCGAGTGATCGCGTCCCTGCCGGTGATCTCGGTGGCGATCAGGATGTCCTGCCCCTTGAGCAGGTCATAGCCGCCCTCGGCCAGCTTGCCCGGCACGGTGACGAGATCGGGGCTGCGGTAGCCGGGCAGCGGGCCCGGGACGTTGACGTCGACCGGCCCGATGGTGATCAGATCCAGCCCGGCGTCCTCGGCCGCATCATTCAGTAGGCGCATGAGCCGATAGGCGACGTACTGGTGCTCGGGTGCGGGGGAGTTCATGACCAGGAGGTTCCCGTCCTCGATCTCGTACCGGAATCCTTCCGGCAGGTCGCGCGTGTCGTCCCGGGTCCACGGGTCCATCGTCCCGTGCTGGTCGAACTCGATCGTCATGCTCATCAGCTTAGGTCCTCCGGGCAAGGGGCGGCCTGACCACGACATACACTAAGCGTAATCACCTGGACACGCAAAGTTTTTCGACAAGTCAAGCGTGGACCCCGACGTGGTACTTCGCGCTACGTGATCACGAGGTGCTACATCACGTCACATCACGTCTACAGCTGCCGTGTCAGTGGACGGAGACGCCGGGGTGGTATTTGGGGATGCGCACCGTGACCTTGGTGCCCGCGCCGGGGCCGGTCTCCACGACCAGCCCGTACTCGTCGCCGTAGACCTGGCGCAGCCGCTCGTCGACGTTGGCCACGCCGATGCCGCCCGCGCCCGAGCGGTCCTCCCCGGCCAGCACGCGCCGCAGCCGCTCGGGGTCCATGCCGACGCCGTCGTCCTCGACGGTGATGCCGCACTCGGCGCCGGCGTCCTCG is a window of Microbispora sp. NBC_01189 DNA encoding:
- a CDS encoding LytTR family DNA-binding domain-containing protein, with protein sequence MSGLRVLAVDDEQPALEDVAYLLRADPRIGEVLTARDGAAALKLLDRAIADGRPVDAVFLDIRMRGLDGVVLGRLLTQFTRPPKIVFVTAYDDHAVDAFELKAEDYLLKPVRPERLAEAIRRVCGSRAEPGEGPQADTIPVELGGVTRFVASTEVRYVEAQGDYARLHTATGSHLVRIPLATLEERWAPAGFLRVHRSHLVAVRHIDELHIDSGKCVVRVGDTEIPVSRRHTRELRDLLVRRARKGQGR
- a CDS encoding Uma2 family endonuclease; this encodes MTIEFDQHGTMDPWTRDDTRDLPEGFRYEIEDGNLLVMNSPAPEHQYVAYRLMRLLNDAAEDAGLDLITIGPVDVNVPGPLPGYRSPDLVTVPGKLAEGGYDLLKGQDILIATEITGRDAITRDMITKRQVYASIGIPFYWVVRLDQPEPRLIVFELAAGEYRQRHDVRMGEPVTLDEPFRVTIDPGALLRRRPG